Proteins from a genomic interval of Quercus lobata isolate SW786 chromosome 11, ValleyOak3.0 Primary Assembly, whole genome shotgun sequence:
- the LOC115967297 gene encoding sulfiredoxin, chloroplastic/mitochondrial — protein sequence MANFVLQFPKTLRTFPISASSNGGASVSGSQSGGNGGPVIVELPLDKIRRPLMRTRANDPHKVKELMDSIQEIGLQVPIDVLEVDGVYYGFSGCHRYEAHQRLGLPKIRCKVRRGTKETLRHHLR from the exons atggcgaaCTTTGTATTGCAATTCCCAAAGACCCTGAGAACCTTCCCTATTTCTGCTTCATCTAACG GAGGGGCATCGGTGAGTGGGTCCCAGAGTGGAGGGAATGGGGGCCCAGTGATAGTGGAGCTGCCGCTTGATAAGATAAGAAGGCCATTGATGAGAACCAGAGCTAATGATCCTCACAAAGTTAAGGAACTCATGGATAGTATCCAAGAAATTGGCCTCCAAGTACCT ATTGATGTTCTTGAGGTTGATGGAGTTTACTATG GTTTCTCTGGTTGCCATCGATATGAGGCTCATCAGCGCCTAGGGCTCCCAAAAATCCGTTGCAAAGTTCGACGTGGAACAAAAGAAACTCTAAG GCATCACCTGCGCTGA
- the LOC115966464 gene encoding protein NAP1-like: protein MRECILGNFRRRLLAALKTDNDLQRPSILESLIRRHISIVHLAEQHISMDLTKGIREVLLTEAFSGPVSSLHLFEKVTEQPTGSAAEAVCNWYIENIIKDVSGAGILFAPIHKCFKSTRPVGGYFADSVADLRELQAFVRIFGGYGVDRLDHLLKEHTAALLNCIDTSLRSNHEVLDAVAGSLHSGDRIEREASMKQVVDLDTVIEFCVQAGLALAFDGLLAEAAGAVLEEGAPLIYSLLAEVVKHVPDAKPEKKEIRRLKGVANSVSVVCDHDSQWVSSVLGEVRGANDGSWSLLPYLFATFMASNVWNTTAFNVETGGFNCLARWVCSHFSISEHVRLEREHQQRQSFSNGHVDETLDSEIQSRLSAEASIKSTMQLFVKFSAGIILDSWSETNRSHLVAQVIFLDQLCDISPYLPRSSLELHIPYAILWSIYSQYYTNNPSTLLALLTVSPCHSPAVSLSHASPVIRQGRSDSTPQYLTNDSGYFKSASSSYSQEHINQYITKS from the exons ATGAGAGAATGCATCCTTGGGAACTTCAGGAGGAGATTGCTTGCAGCACTTAAAACTGATAATGATCTTCAACGGCCTTCTATTTTGGAGTCTCTGATTCGCAGACATATCAGCATTGTCCATCTTGCAGAGCAGCATATTAGCATGGATTTAACCAAGGGTATTAGAGAAGTTTTGCTCACAGAAGCCTTCTCAGGACCAGTTTCCTCTCTGCACTTGTTTGAAAAAGTGACAGAACAACCTACTGGATCAGCTGCTGAAGCTGTATGTAACTGgtacatagaaaatataatcaaaGATGTATCAGGTGCTGGAATCCTGTTTGCACCCATTCATAAATGTTTCAAGAGCACAAGGCCTGTTGGTGGATACTTTGCAGACTCAGTTGCTGATCTGAGAGAACTACAGGCCTTTGTTCGTATTTTTGGTGGCTATGGAGTTGACAGGCTAGACCATCTGCTGAAAGAACACACAGCTGCTCTTTTAAATTGCATTGACACGTCATTGCGCTCAAACCATGAAGTGCTAGATGCAGTAGCTGGCAGCCTGCATTCTGGTGACAGAATAGAGAGAGAGGCATCTATGAAACAGGTTGTTGATTTGGATACAGTGATTGAATTTTGTGTTCAGGCTGGGCTAGCCCTGGCTTTTGATGGGCTTCTGGCTGAAGCTGCTGGAGCTGTGCTTGAAGAAGGTGCACCCTTGATATATTCATTACTAGCTGAGGTAGTTAAGCATGTACCTGATGCAAAACCTGAAAAGAAGGAAATTAGGAGATTGAAAGGAGTGGCAAATAGTGTCAGTGTGGTCTGTGACCATGATTCCCAGTGGGTGAGTTCAGTCTTGGGAGAAGTCAGGGGTGCAAATGATGGTTCGTGGAGCCTGTTACCATATTTATTTGCCACCTTCATGGCATCTAATGTTTGGAACACCACTGCCTTCAATGTTGAAACAGGGGGCTTCAATTGCTTGGCAAGGTGGGTATGCAgtcatttttccataa gTGAGCATGTTAGACTAGAACGTGAGCATCAGCAGAGACAATCTTTCTCAAATGGACATGTTGATGAGACACTAGATTCTGAAATACAGAGCCGTTTGTCAGCTGAAGCAAGCATAAAGTCCACAATGCAACTCTTTGTAAAATTCTCTGCAGGGATTATACTAGATTCTTGGAGCGAAACTAACAG ATCTCATCTTGTTGCACAGGTCATCTTCCTAGATCAACTTTGTGATATCTCTCCATACCTTCCAAGAAGTTCTCTGGAACTCCATATTCCTTATGCCATTCTTTGGTCAATATATAGCCAGTACTACACGAATAATCCATCCACACTGCTGGCATTACTAACTGTATCACCCTGCCATTCTCCTGCTGTATCACTATCACATGCATCCCCTGTAATAAGGCAGGGCCGTAGTGACTCAACTCCTCAGTATCTCACTAATGATTCAGGCTATTTTAAAtcagcatcatcatcatatagTCAGGAGCACatcaatcaatatattactaaaagctga